From Mobula hypostoma chromosome 27, sMobHyp1.1, whole genome shotgun sequence, a single genomic window includes:
- the LOC134338479 gene encoding zona pellucida sperm-binding protein 3-like: MGPVASLAALLVATVMGQEQTDLPPGITYSCGNSTLTVFVETAVLAGAPASLLRLGTCPPSGFKSPYVLFFKYGLQDCWGGQLVSDTEIIFWNYLKFEESPALGMDRPQLNVLLECRYPVNEIAMPETTVPVIGVLSGDGKLIFSMNIMTDDWAAERPDSLFFLGASINLQASVLATYHQALRLYVDECIATPTSSLGKSPENYSIINNHGCLIDGKTGNSKFLPRNDGSLLQFVVQAFKFNSQEDADIFIHCKALVWDPKWDDLLHKACFFDQQTKSWQLLDAPLQSSLCDCCNAVCQPIQSRHKRAKEAETSVGHVIKVGPLKVISKQSRSKTLENQRVLLLATPLIACVLGIVLLFLYKWKIRHVQRSC; the protein is encoded by the exons ATGGGTCCGGTGGCGAGTTTAGCGGCGCTCTTGGTGGCCACCGTGATGGGGCAGGAACAGACAG atCTTCCGCCAGGTATCACTTACTCCTGCGGTAACTCCACCCTGACGGTGTTTGTAGAGACAGCTGTGCTAGCTGGCGCTCCTGCCTCGCTTCTGCGGCTGGGAACCTGCCCTCCCTCGGGCTTTAAATCTCCCTACGTTCTCTTCTTCAAGTACGGGCTCCAGGATTGCTGGGGAGGTCAACTG GTATCGGATACGGAGATAATTTTCTGGAATTACCTGAAATTTGAAGAGAGCCCAGCCCTTGGGATGGACCGGCCACAACTCAACGTTCTCCTAGAATGTCGCTACCCAGT GAATGAGATAGCAATGCCTGAGACAACGGTTCCAGTTATTGGTGTACTATCTGGAGATGGCAAACTGATCTTTTCCATGAATATAATGACAG ATGACTGGGCTGCTGAACGGCCAGATTCTCTGTTCTTCCTGGGAGCTTCCATCAACCTACAAGCCTCGGTCCTTGCCACATATCACCAGGCCCTTCGCCTCTACGTGGATGAATGTATTGCCACACCAACGAGCTCATTGGGAAAGTCTCCAGAGAACTATAGCATCATAAACAATCATGG CTGTCTAATTGATGGGAAAACTGGAAACTCCAAGTTCTTGCCCAGGAATGATGGGTCACTCCTTCAATTTGTTGTGCAGGCATTTAAATTCAACAGTCAAGAGGATGCTGAT ATTTTCATTCACTGCAAAGCCTTGGTGTGGGATCCTAAGTGGGATGACCTGTTGCACAAAGCTTGCTTTTTTGACCAGCAAACAAAAAG ttGGCAGCTTTTGGATGCCCCATTACAAAGCTCCTTGTGTGACTGCTGTAACGCAGTCtgccagcctatccaatcccgtCATAAACGAGCCAAAG AAGCAGAGACTAGTGTTGGTCACGTAATCAAAGTGGGTCCCTTGAAAGTAATCAGCAAGCAATCTAGATCCAAAACTTTGG aaAATCAAAGGGTTCTGCTTTTGGCTACACCATTGATAGCTTGTGTTTTGGGAATTGTGCTTCTATTCCTGTATAAATGGAAGATCAGGCATGTACAGCGTAGCTGCTGA